In Tachypleus tridentatus isolate NWPU-2018 chromosome 7, ASM421037v1, whole genome shotgun sequence, a genomic segment contains:
- the LOC143257116 gene encoding transcriptional activator protein Pur-alpha-like: MSDRGSGDEQVQAQRQLLPPPEQELATKVLQIQSKRFYLDVKQNRRGRFIKVAEVGPAGRKSRLLLAMSTALELRDHLTVFSEIYASLGPPNPDNLPEDGKLKSELMIKENRRYYLDLKENSRGRFLRISQTITQGGPRSQIAIPAQGMIEFRDALTDLLEEFGTDDGTTFGFKGVLPEARHMRVENKNFYFDVGQNSRGIFMRISEVKNNFRTAITIPEKSWSRFRDTFTEYVDKMKDLTEPSNEGGK; encoded by the exons GGCAGCTGCTACCACCACCAGAGCAGGAGTTAGCAACTAAAGTTCTTCAAATACAGTCCAAAAGGTTTTATCTTGATGTTAAACAGAACAGACGTGGCCGATTTATTAAAGTGGCAGAG GTGGGACCAGCAGGAAGAAAGAGTCGTCTGTTATTAGCTATGTCCACAGCTTTAGAGTTAAGGGACCATCTAACAGTCTTTAGTGAAATATATGCCTCTTTAG gtCCTCCAAACCCAGACAACCTACCAGAAGATGGAAAGTTAAAAAGTGAGTTAATGATTAAAGAAAACAGACGATACTATCTCGACCTGAAAGAGAATTCTCGGGGAAGGTTTTTACGA ATATCACAAACTATTACACAAGGAGGACCACGGTCCCAGATAGCCATCCCAGCCCAGGGAATGATAGAATTTCGTGATGCCCTCACTGACCTGTTAGAAGAGTTTGGTACAGATGATGGAACAACATTTG GGTTCAAAGGGGTCCTCCCGGAAGCTCGACACATGCGGGTAGAAAACAAGAATTTCTATTTTGATGTTGGACAAAACAGCAGGGGAATTTTCATGCGTATATCAGAG gTAAAAAACAATTTCAGAACTGCCATCACCATTCCAGAAAAGTCGTGGTCACGTTTTCGAGACACGTTTACTGAGTATGTGGATAAAATGAAAGACCTCACAGAGCCATCGAATGAAGGTGGAAAATAG